The Aeromonas encheleia genomic sequence ACGGCCGGTACGGCCGATACGGTGAACGTAGGATTCGGTATCGTACGGAATGTCGTAGTTCACCACGTGAGTGATGCGCTCAACGTCCAGACCACGGGCGACGACGTCGGTGGCGATCAGGATGTCCAGCTGGCCTTGACGCAGCTTGTCGACGGTACGCTCACGCAGCTTCTGCGGAATGTCACCGTGCAGGGCTTCACAGGCGTGACCACGGGCGGCCAGCTTGCCGGCCAGCTCTTCGGCCGCGTTCTTGGTGCGTACAAACACCAGTACGGCTTCGTAGGGCTCGACTTCCAGCAGACGGGTCATGGCGTCCAGCTTGTGCAGACCGGTCACCTGCCAGTAGCGCTGGCGGATGGTCGGTGCAGTGGACGTCTTGGTGATGATCTTGATCTCTTTCGGCTGCTTCAGGTGCTTCTGGGCAACACGACGGATCTGGTCCGGCATGGTAGCGGAGAAAAGGGCAACCTGACGGGTGGCCGGGCACTGTTCCATGATCCAGTCCACGTCGTCGATGAAGCCCATACGCAGCATTTCATCGGCTTCATCCAGCACCAAGGCTTTCAGACCGGAGAGATCCAAGTTCTTGCGACGGATCAAGTCCATCACACGACCCGGGGTACCCACGACAACCTGAGCACCACGACGCAGGGCGCGGGTCTGGGTTTCGTAGGAGGAACCACCGTAGATCGGCAGGACATGGAAGTCCGGCATGTGCTTGGCGTAACGTTGGCACGCCTCAGCAACCTGCAGCGCCAGTTCACGGGTCGGTGCCAGCACCAAAACCTGGGTGTTACGGTTACCAGCTTCCAGACGAGACAACAGAGGCAAGGCAAAAGCAGCGGTCTTCCCTGTACCGGTTTGCGCCTGCCCCAGCAGATCGTGTCCCGCCATCAGGTGGGGGATTGCTGCGGCCTGGATGGGAGACGGGCGCTCATAGCCCACGTCCTGCAGCGCTTTCAATACAGGCGCGGCCAGTCCAAGCTCACTAAAAAGGGGCAGTTGTTCGGTATCAGACATAGATTCGATTCTTCCAGATTAAGGCAGGCGGCTAACACCGCGGAATAGCAAAAAGGCGGCGATTATAGCGCCACTTTGTTCTGCTGTCTTGAAAAATGTGATAAGCATCTCAAGACGTTGGCAATTATAGAGGGATCTCGCGACTATGGCTTGCTTATTTTGCACGCATGGTGCGTTATTGCAGATCACTTCTCGCGAAAGTCCTTGTCCAGCTTGTGTTTTAACACTGCCATGGTGAGCCGGCTGGTACACAACAAACGCCCCCTTTCATCCCGAATTTCAATCTGCCAGACCTGGGTCGTGGCCCCCAGATGCAGGGGCGAGCAGCGCCCTGTCACCACCCCTTCCCGCTTGGCCCGCAGATGGTTGGCGTTGACCTCCAGCCCCACACAGTAGCTGTCCGGTCCGACCGCCATATTAGCAGCCAGCGACCCCAGCGTCTCCGCCAGCACCACGGAGGCGCCGCCGTGCAGCATGCCGAGTGGCTGATGGGTGCGGTGATCCACCGGCATGGTGGCCTCCAGCCAGTCGGGACCAAAGGCCGTGTAGCGGATGTCGAGATGGGCCATCAGGGTATTGCGGGAGCTGGCATTGAGCACGTCGAGGCTCATGGGTTTGCGCCAGATGGGGGCGATATCTTGGTTCATGACGAGATGACTCCTTGTATGATCAATGGGTTGAAACATGCTGCGTCAGAGAGAACGCACAAGAAGAGATGCCCCGCAGTGCAGGGCATCCGGCAAAAATGATAACCGACTCACCAGGGGTAGGTCACCCCTGGCCACTCGGCCCAGGGCAGCTCCCGCCCCGGCAAGCGCGGGGCTGACCAGCGCCACGTATTGCCAAGCCAGGCGCGCAACTCGCGCTCCAG encodes the following:
- a CDS encoding DEAD/DEAH box helicase — translated: MSDTEQLPLFSELGLAAPVLKALQDVGYERPSPIQAAAIPHLMAGHDLLGQAQTGTGKTAAFALPLLSRLEAGNRNTQVLVLAPTRELALQVAEACQRYAKHMPDFHVLPIYGGSSYETQTRALRRGAQVVVGTPGRVMDLIRRKNLDLSGLKALVLDEADEMLRMGFIDDVDWIMEQCPATRQVALFSATMPDQIRRVAQKHLKQPKEIKIITKTSTAPTIRQRYWQVTGLHKLDAMTRLLEVEPYEAVLVFVRTKNAAEELAGKLAARGHACEALHGDIPQKLRERTVDKLRQGQLDILIATDVVARGLDVERITHVVNYDIPYDTESYVHRIGRTGRAGRKGEAILFVAPRERRMLRAIEHATRQAIEPMKMPSTEDINQHRMTKFKERIRETMMGEELEIYVNLVNELIEEDSADPLELAAALAKLVQGDQPLLLDDSITEPASDRAGREFERRDFGDRAPRDFADRGDRPARRMPSLEPRPLKDNPDVEMERYRVDVGANHGVKPGQIVGAIANEANIESRFIGNIDIADDFSTVDLPKGMTADVLEVIKKARVCQRPLQISHYTEVPAGSNTAPRPSSDRPAFNKDRPFNKDRRPSGDRPFNKSGERREGGFNKDRKFGGPKRRDS
- a CDS encoding hotdog fold thioesterase, which produces MNQDIAPIWRKPMSLDVLNASSRNTLMAHLDIRYTAFGPDWLEATMPVDHRTHQPLGMLHGGASVVLAETLGSLAANMAVGPDSYCVGLEVNANHLRAKREGVVTGRCSPLHLGATTQVWQIEIRDERGRLLCTSRLTMAVLKHKLDKDFREK